One Diospyros lotus cultivar Yz01 chromosome 1, ASM1463336v1, whole genome shotgun sequence genomic window carries:
- the LOC127797069 gene encoding 14 kDa proline-rich protein DC2.15-like has product MAAASPSKAAIATLCLLLLSTLSTACDPCHPKPKPKPKPTCPPPPAVVPPPSPPSCPRDTLKLGVCADLLGLVHVVVGSPASSPCCALLQGLTDLEAALCLCTAVKANVLGINLDIPVTLSLLLSACEKSVPPGFQCG; this is encoded by the coding sequence atggctgccgcctCCCCCTCCAAGGCCGCCATTGCCACTCtctgcctcctcctcctttccACCCTCTCCACCGCCTGCGATCCCTGCCACCCCAAGCCCaaacccaagcccaagcccaccTGCCCCCCTCCGCCGGCAGTCGTTCCCCCGCCCTCGCCCCCGTCCTGCCCCAGAGACACCCTCAAACTCGGCGTCTGCGCCGACCTCCTCGGCCTCGTCCACGTTGTCGTCGGCTCGCCGGCGTCCAGCCCGTGCTGCGCGCTGCTCCAGGGCCTGACGGATTTGGAGGCGGCGCTCTGCCTTTGCACCGCCGTTAAGGCCAATGTGCTCGGCATCAACTTGGACATCCCCGTCACGCTCAGCTTGCTGCTCAGCGCCTGCGAGAAGTCGGTCCCGCCGGGCTTCCAGTGCGGCTAG
- the LOC127790680 gene encoding ACT domain-containing protein ACR2 isoform X1, translated as MKKVCWPYFDPEFDSLPERIFGPSCRVCIDNESLEDCTRVKVDSVNKQGLLLEVVQVLTDMNLTISKGYISSDAGWFMDVFHVKDAHGNKLTDQRVINYIQQAIGTPTREARKAKPCTSKQMLESQQAEAHSDQHTAIEMTGTDHPGLFSEISAALAEMHCNIVEAHAWSHNARLACVAYISDQSTDSPFDRHRLAAIEDHLTTVLRATTSPAAQVKTAAGLREAEGTMMTSMERRLHQLMLSVRDFDRPSRATSRVSPPRLGGDEGRKKGGVWIESCSERGYSIVSVQCRDRPRLMFDTVCTLTDMQYVIFHASVDSREGYAFQEYFIRHVDGCALNTEGEEERVINCLEAAIERRVCEGVRLELRAKNRVGLLSDITRVLRENGLAVVRADVATQGGKSVNAFYLRDVSGKDVDMDFVESVKREMGPIDLAVKNEESLMPMASSDANQRSRFSISGMLKSQIERFSHNFVAIK; from the exons ATGAAGAAAGTTTGCTGGCCGTACTTTGATCCCGAGTTTGATAGCCTCCCAGAGAGGATCTTTGGCCCAAG TTGTAGAGTTTGCATAGACAATGAAAGCTTAGAAGATTGCACCAGGGTCAAG GTAGATAGCGTAAACAAGCAGGGTCTCCTACTAGAAGTAGTGCAAGTCCTGACAGATATGAACCTCACTATTTCCAAGGGATACATTTCCTCTGATGCTGGATGGTTCATGGATg ttttccACGTCAAAGATGCGCATGGCAACAAACTCACAGATCAAAGAGTCATCAACTACATCCAGcag GCCATAGGAACGCCGACGAGAGAGGCCAGAAAAGCCAAGCCCTGCACCAGCAAGCAGATGTTGGAATCCCAACAAGCAGAAGCTCACAGTGATCAGCACACGGCCATTGAAATGACAGGAACCGATCACCCCGGTCTCTTCTCCGAGATATCAGCCGCCCTCGCCGAAATGCACTGCAACATAGTTGAGGCCCATGCATGGAGCCACAACGCCCGCTTGGCCTGCGTCGCCTACATCTCCGACCAGTCTACTGACTCCCCCTTCGACCGCCATCGCCTCGCTGCCATCGAGGACCACCTCACCACTGTCCTCCGCGCCACCACCTCCCCGGCCGCCCAAGTCAAGACTGCCGCTGGCCTCCGCGAAGCCGAAG GCACCATGATGACCAGCATGGAGCGCCGGTTGCACCAGCTCATGCTATCCGTCAGAGACTTCGACAGGCCATCCCGGGCGACGTCACGGGTGTCGCCGCCGAGACTGGGCGGCGATGAGGGGCGTAAGAAGGGCGGTGTGTGGATAGAGAGTTGTAGCGAAAGGGGATACTCCATCGTTAGCGTCCAGTGCAGGGACCGGCCACGACTCATGTTCGACACAGTGTGCACGCTCACAGATATGCAGTACGTGATTTTCCACGCTTCAGTTGATTCTCGCGAAGGCTATGCTTTCCAG GAGTATTTCATACGGCACGTAGACGGATGCGCGTTGAACACAGAGGGGGAGGAGGAACGAGTCATCAACTGCTTAGAGGCCGCCATAGAACGCCGAGTTTGCGAG GGCGTCCGGCTAGAACTGCGCGCGAAAAACAGAGTAGGTTTGCTGTCGGACATAACTAGAGTTCTCCGGGAGAACGGCCTGGCGGTGGTTCGGGCGGACGTGGCGACGCAGGGAGGGAAGTCGGTGAACGCGTTCTACCTCCGGGACGTTTCTGGCAAAGACGTGGACATGGACTTCGTGGAGTCGGTGAAGAGGGAGATGGGGCCAATCGATCTGGCGGTGAAGAACGAAGAGTCCTTGATGCCGATGGCCTCGAGCGATGCCAATCAGAGATCTCGATTCTCCATCAGCGGCATGTTGAAGTCTCAGATCGAGCGCTTCTCTCACAACTTCGTCGCCATCAagtga
- the LOC127790680 gene encoding ACT domain-containing protein ACR2 isoform X2, with translation MNLTISKGYISSDAGWFMDVFHVKDAHGNKLTDQRVINYIQQAIGTPTREARKAKPCTSKQMLESQQAEAHSDQHTAIEMTGTDHPGLFSEISAALAEMHCNIVEAHAWSHNARLACVAYISDQSTDSPFDRHRLAAIEDHLTTVLRATTSPAAQVKTAAGLREAEGTMMTSMERRLHQLMLSVRDFDRPSRATSRVSPPRLGGDEGRKKGGVWIESCSERGYSIVSVQCRDRPRLMFDTVCTLTDMQYVIFHASVDSREGYAFQEYFIRHVDGCALNTEGEEERVINCLEAAIERRVCEGVRLELRAKNRVGLLSDITRVLRENGLAVVRADVATQGGKSVNAFYLRDVSGKDVDMDFVESVKREMGPIDLAVKNEESLMPMASSDANQRSRFSISGMLKSQIERFSHNFVAIK, from the exons ATGAACCTCACTATTTCCAAGGGATACATTTCCTCTGATGCTGGATGGTTCATGGATg ttttccACGTCAAAGATGCGCATGGCAACAAACTCACAGATCAAAGAGTCATCAACTACATCCAGcag GCCATAGGAACGCCGACGAGAGAGGCCAGAAAAGCCAAGCCCTGCACCAGCAAGCAGATGTTGGAATCCCAACAAGCAGAAGCTCACAGTGATCAGCACACGGCCATTGAAATGACAGGAACCGATCACCCCGGTCTCTTCTCCGAGATATCAGCCGCCCTCGCCGAAATGCACTGCAACATAGTTGAGGCCCATGCATGGAGCCACAACGCCCGCTTGGCCTGCGTCGCCTACATCTCCGACCAGTCTACTGACTCCCCCTTCGACCGCCATCGCCTCGCTGCCATCGAGGACCACCTCACCACTGTCCTCCGCGCCACCACCTCCCCGGCCGCCCAAGTCAAGACTGCCGCTGGCCTCCGCGAAGCCGAAG GCACCATGATGACCAGCATGGAGCGCCGGTTGCACCAGCTCATGCTATCCGTCAGAGACTTCGACAGGCCATCCCGGGCGACGTCACGGGTGTCGCCGCCGAGACTGGGCGGCGATGAGGGGCGTAAGAAGGGCGGTGTGTGGATAGAGAGTTGTAGCGAAAGGGGATACTCCATCGTTAGCGTCCAGTGCAGGGACCGGCCACGACTCATGTTCGACACAGTGTGCACGCTCACAGATATGCAGTACGTGATTTTCCACGCTTCAGTTGATTCTCGCGAAGGCTATGCTTTCCAG GAGTATTTCATACGGCACGTAGACGGATGCGCGTTGAACACAGAGGGGGAGGAGGAACGAGTCATCAACTGCTTAGAGGCCGCCATAGAACGCCGAGTTTGCGAG GGCGTCCGGCTAGAACTGCGCGCGAAAAACAGAGTAGGTTTGCTGTCGGACATAACTAGAGTTCTCCGGGAGAACGGCCTGGCGGTGGTTCGGGCGGACGTGGCGACGCAGGGAGGGAAGTCGGTGAACGCGTTCTACCTCCGGGACGTTTCTGGCAAAGACGTGGACATGGACTTCGTGGAGTCGGTGAAGAGGGAGATGGGGCCAATCGATCTGGCGGTGAAGAACGAAGAGTCCTTGATGCCGATGGCCTCGAGCGATGCCAATCAGAGATCTCGATTCTCCATCAGCGGCATGTTGAAGTCTCAGATCGAGCGCTTCTCTCACAACTTCGTCGCCATCAagtga
- the LOC127790675 gene encoding probable sucrose-phosphate synthase 1 codes for MAGNDWINSYLEAILDVGPPLDDAKSSLLLRERGRFSPTRYFVEEVITGFDETDLHRSWVRASSIRNSQERNTRLENMCWRIWNLARKKKQLEAEEAQRTAKRRVEREKARREATADMSDLSEGEKEVSPHGGGTRGKIPRVSSVDAMENWARKQKEKKLYIVLISLHGLIRGENMELGRDSDTGGQVKYVVELARALGAMPGVYRVDLLTRQVSASDVDWSYGEPTEMLNPINSEDDIQETGESSGAYIIRIPFGPKDKYIPKELLWPYIPEFVDGALTHIIQMSKVLGEQIGGGEPVWPTAIHGHYADAGNSAALLSGALNVPMLFTGHSLGRDKLEQLLKQGRQSRDEINDTYKIMRRIEAEEISLDASEVVITSTRQEIEEQWRLYDGFDVVLERKLRARLKRKVSCYGRSMPRMVVIPPGMEFHHIVPHDADMDGEAEENEDNLATLDPPIWSEIMRFFTNPRKPMILALARPDPKKNILTLVKAFGECKLLRELANLTLIMGNRDAIDEMSSTNASVLLSILKMIDKYDLYGHVAYPKHHKQSEVPDIYRLAAKTKGVFINAAFIEPFGLTLIEAAAHGLPMVATKNGGPVDIHRVLDNGLLVDPHDQQSIADALLKLVAEKQLWGRCRQKGLKNIHLFSWPEHCKTYLSRVASCKPRKPQWQKNDNRFDKSEPDSPSDSLRDIQDLSLNLKMSLDGEKMEGSGTFSSALNYVRNAYDGKSRLENAQNAGSLEKADHNFSKSVTLRRRKFLVVIAVDCDMTSDYLDIIKVIVEAARPEKDAGSIGLTLSTASSITDILSLLESGGLSPMDFDAFICNSGSELYYPSSISEDSPSALPILSDSDYSSHIDYRWGGEGLRKTLVRWAASVNDKEGVKGGQVVVEDKLGSTNHCYAFKIQNPALAPPVKEVQKLMRIQALRCHVIYCQNGTRMHFIPVLASRSQALRYLYVRWSVDLSKMVVLIGESGDTDYEGLLGGVHKTVILKGVCSGAHKLYANRNYPLEHVLLSDSPNLVESEGCNSSNIRASLEKLGVL; via the exons ATGGCGGGAAACGACTGGATAAACAGTTACCTAGAAGCGATTCTTGACGTCGGGCCGCCGCTGGACGACGCCAAATCGTCGTTGCTGTTGAGAGAAAGAGGCCGGTTCAGCCCCACCCGCTACTTCGTGGAAGAAGTCATCACCGGCTTCGATGAGACAGATCTCCACCGCTCCTGGGTTCGA GCTTCATCCATTAGGAATTCGCAGGAGAGGAATACCAGATTGGAGAACATGTGTTGGAGGATTTGGAATTTGGCTCGCAAGAAGAAGCAG CTTGAAGCTGAGGAAGCTCAGCGCACAGCTAAACGGAGAGTTGAACGTGAAAAAGCTCGTAGAGAGGCTACTGCTGATATGTCAGACCTATCAGAAGGAGAGAAAGAAGTTTCACCTCATGGTGGTGGCACTAGAGGAAAAATACCAAGAGTCAGTTCTGTTGATGCAATGGAGAACTGGGCTaggaaacaaaaggaaaagaaactcTACATTGTGTTAATAAG CCTCCATGGCTTGATACGTGGTGAAAACATGGAACTTGGTCGTGATTCAGATACTGGCGGTCAG GTTAAGTACGTTGTAGAACTTGCGAGGGCCTTGGGTGCAATGCCTGGAGTTTATCGGGTTGATTTACTGACGAGGCAAGTATCAGCATCAGATGTAGATTGGAGTTATGGTGAACCAACAGAGATGCTAAACCCAATTAACTCTGAAGATGACATCCAAGAAACTGGAGAGAGCAGTGGTGCTTACATAATTCGTATACCTTTCGGTCCAAAAGATAAATACATTCCCAAAGAGCTTCTTTGGCCTTACATCCCTGAATTTGTAGATGGTGCACTTACCCACATTATACAGATGTCTAAAGTTCTTGGTGAACAAATTGGTGGTGGGGAACCAGTCTGGCCTACTGCAATCCATGGGCATTACGCAGATGCAGGTAATTCTGCTGCTCTCCTGTCTGGAGCTTTAAATGTGCCAATGCTTTTCACTGGCCACTCACTTGGTCGAGACAAGCTCGAACAACTTCTTAAGCAAGGACGACAGTCAAGAGATGAAATAAATGATACATACAAAATAATGCGGCGCATAGAGGCTGAAGAAATATCTCTTGATGCTTCTGAAGTAGTTATTACTAGTACTAGACAAGAAATAGAAGAGCAATGGCGTCTGTACGATGGATTTGATGTTGTATTAGAGCGAAAACTAAGAGCAAGGCTTAAACGCAAGGTCAGCTGTTATGGAAGGTCTATGCCTCGCATGGTT GTTATTCCTCCTGGAATGGAGTTTCATCACATTGTTCCACATGATGCTGATATGGATGGGGAAgcagaagaaaatgaagataatttagCAACTCTAGATCCACCTATTTGGTCTGAG ATAATGCGTTTCTTTACTAATCCACGCAAACCAATGATACTTGCACTTGCCAGGCCAGATCCAAAAAAGAATATATTGACTTTAGTGAAAGCTTTTGGAGAATGCAAGCTATTGAGAGAACTTGCTAACCTT ACATTGATAATGGGAAACCGTGATGCTATTGATGAAATGTCCAGCACAAATGCATCTGTTCTTCTTTCAATACTAAAAATGATTGACAAGTATGATCTGTATGGTCATGTGGCCTATCCTAAACACCACAAGCAGTCTGAAGTTCCTGATATATATCGCCTTGCAGCAAAAACAAAG GGTGTCTTCATCAATGCAGCGTTCATCGAGCCATTTGGGCTCACTCTTATAGAG GCAGCAGCTCATGGTTTGCCTATGGTCGCCACAAAAAATGGAGGTCCAGTTGATATTCATCGG GTTCTTGATAATGGTCTGTTAGTTGATCCCCATGATCAGCAATCTATTGCTGATGCTCTTCTGAAGCTCGTGGCAGAGAAGCAGCTTTGGGGAAGATGTAGACAGAAAGGACTAAAAAATATTCATCTTTTCTCATGGCCAGAGCACTGTAAGACATACTTGTCTCGAGTTGCCAGCTGCAAACCAAGGAAGCCACAATGGCAAAAAAATGATAATCGATTTGATAAGTCAGAACCAGATTCACCCAGTGATTCCTTGAGGGACATCCAGGACCTATCTCTGAACTTAAAGATGTCCCTGGATGGTGAAAAAATGGAAGGGAGTGGCACATTTTCTAGTGCTTTAAATTACGTACGGAATGCTTATGATGGAAAGAGCAGATTAGAGAATGCACAAAATGCTGGCTCCCTAGAAAAAGCGGACCATAATTTCAGTAAATCTGTAACATTGAGGAGGAGGAAGTTTCTCGTTGTCATTGCTGTGGATTGTGATATGACTTCTGATTATCTTGATATCATTAAAGTGATTGTTGAGGCTGCAAGACCAGAAAAGGATGCAGGGTCCATAGGCTTAACATTGTCAACAGCCTCAAGCATAACTGACATATTATCTCTTCTGGAATCAGGTGGTCTAAGTCCAATGGACTTTGATGCTTTTATATGCAACAGTGGCAGTGAACTCTATTATCCATCATCAATATCTGAAGATAGTCCTTCTGCACTTCCCATTCTATCAGACTCAGATTATAGCTCACACATTGATTACCGTTGGGGTGGAGAAGGTTTGAGGAAAACATTGGTTCGCTGGGCTGCTTCGGTCAATGATAAAGAGGGAGTAAAGGGAGGACAAGTTGTTGTAGAAGATAAATTAGGATCAACTAACCATTGCTATgcattcaaaattcaaaatccagCATTG GCTCCCCCTGTTAAGGAAGTTCAGAAATTGATGCGAATTCAGGCTCTTCGATGCCATGTTATTTATTGTCAGAATGGTACAAGGATGCATTTTATCCCTGTGCTGGCTTCTCGATCACAAGCTCTCAG GTACCTGTATGTTCGATGGAGCGTAGACTTGTCAAAGATGGTTGTGCTCATAGGAGAAAGCGGGGACACAGATTATGAAGGATTGCTCGGTGGAGTTCACAAAACAGTGATACTGAAGGGAGTGTGCAGTGGTGCACATAAATTATATGCCAACAGAAACTATCCTCTTGAACATGTTCTGCTCTCTGACAGCCCCAACCTTGTCGAGTCTGAAGGATGCAACAGCAGCAATATCAGAGCATCATTGGAAAAGCTTGGGGTTCTATAG